Genomic segment of Bacteroidales bacterium:
GTACGTACAGGATTGGTTTCGGTGAATAAGTGACCCCTTTTCCGATACCCGTTGATCAGGTTCAGAACCTTAAACTCTTCGTCAAAAGTGAGGGACTCCGATTCGGGGTGACTGTAATCTCTTCTGGCCAGGTCGAAACCCTGGAAAAAGTGGTGCCAGCTTGGATCCACTGAATCGGGATTATCCCTGTATTTCCGGTAAAGTTCTTCAATGGCCTCGGTGTTGAGACTCTGCAAAAACGATAAATCGTCCATATGCCGCCGGTACAAATTTTAAAAGTAACAACCTGGCGCTGGAATTGTTGCTTACCAGGTCCTGTTATCTTATCTCACTGAAGTGTTTCATGAACTGCATCCTTTCAAATGCAGCTGGATCAGCTCCGTATTTCCTGGATATCTTCCCCCTGAACTGCTCCAGTGAATCGAATCCTTGTCCGGTCATCCATTGATCCACTCTGGACAACATCCTGCCGATTTGCTCCGGACCATTTTTATAAAGGGTCGATACCACCTGAACAGCATTTGCTCCGGCAAGTAACATCTTGATCAGATCTTCCCCATTGTGAATGCCCGTAGATGCTGCAATATGAATATTAACCCTTTCCGAAAGGATGGCAACCCACCGGAGTGTTTCATACTGTTCTACCGGTGAAGAAAACAAGCGGGGTTTGGCAAGCTCCATTTTCTGGATGTCAATGTCGGGGGCATAGAACCTGTTAAACATCACCAGACCAGCAACACCCGTTTCGCTCAGGGCCTTTACCGAGAGGCCCAGGCGGGTGAAATATTTACTTATCTTCAGGGAAACAGGGATCGTTACAGTCGTGAGCACTTTCTCGATGATCCTGAAATAGGCTCTTTCAAATTCTTTATTCTTAAAATCGGCGGGGTTCAGGAAAATATTGAGCTCGAGGGCATTGGCACCTGCCTCTTCCATCTTCCTGGTAAAATGAATCCAGTCTTCCGTGGAGATGCAGTTGATACTGCCAATAATCGGGATGGAGACTGCCTTTTTTGCATCTCTGATCAACTGCAGATATGTTCCGAGGTTGTTTTCACGAATGTGAAGGTCGAGGTAATCAAGTGTTTCCGATAATCCTGAGTAGATCATCGGTTTTTTTTTCGCTGCTTTCAGCAGCTCTTTCTCCTCCAGCAGGATTTCCTCTTCGAATATGGATTTAAGTACCACGGCACCTGCTCCATGCTTTTCCATGGATACTATGCCGTCAAGGGTACCGGTCAGACCACTGCTCCCTGCAATGATTGGATTTTTAAGCTCCATCCCCAGGTACGATGTTCTCAGGTCTTTCATATATGGATATTCATTGATTCGCCAATAGTAAAAGTATAAAAAACAGAACCAGCCCAGGCATTATTTTTTTTATTCTTTATAACATGTAGTTGACAAATAGCACCGGAAATGATCTTTTTTTCATGTATTATTATGATCCGGATAGCACCCTGAAAAAACAATAAAGAATGAGCAGAATAATCGAAAAGGAATATTTTTCTGAGGCTGTAGTGCGACTTGTTATTGAAGCCCCTCATATTGCTAAAAGCAGGAAAGCGGGGCATTTTGTGATTGTGAAGACCGGTGAAAAAGGCGAACGCATCCCGCTGACCATTGCAGCTGCAGATGTGGTAAATGGAACCATTACCCTGATCATTCAGAAGGTAGGTGTTACATCTGCCAAACTTTGTGAACTGGCGGTAGGTGATGAAATCACTGATGTGGTGGGCCCCCTGGGCTTACCCACCCATATTGAAAACGTAGGAACCGTGCTGGCATCTGGCGGGGGGGTAGGTGTGGCACCACTGCTGCCCATTGTAGAGGCCTTTAAACAGGCAGGCAACCGGGTAATAACCGTTCTGGCAGCCAGGAAAAAGGAGTTGATTATTCTGGAAGAGCAGATACGGGAACATTCCGACGAAGTAATTATCATGACCGATGACGGTTCTTATGGAAAAAAGGGATTAGTAACCAAGGGAATGGAGGAGGTCATTCTGAGTGAGAAGGTTGATCTGGCAGTGACCGTGGGACCGGCTGTCATGATGAAATTTGCCACCCTCTTAACAGGAAAATATCATATTCCCACGGTGGCTAGTCTGAATACATTGATGGTTGATGGGACCGGAATGTGTGGTGCCTGCCGGGTATCGGTAGGAGGAGAAACTAAATTTGTTTGTGTGGATGGCCCGGAGTTTAACGCCCATGAAGTGGACTTTGATGAAATGCTCCTCAGATTAAATTCCTATAAGCCCTCCGAAACAGAAGCTTATGAAAGTTACCTGAGAAAGCACCCCAAATCGATGCAGTGAAATGGCTGAAGTTTCAGAATATTTAAAAAATGAACGTGAGCAGGAGTGGAGAGTGGCCCTGCGGGGCTATATGAAAAATAAAGAACGAATCCAGCTTGAACGGGTGCATATGACCGAGCAGGATCCGGATAAGCGAAACAGAGATTTTACGGAAGTAAACTGCGGCCTTTCCCTGGAGGAGGCCCGCAAGGAGGCTCAGTGTTGCCTCGATTGTGTGAATCCAACTTGTATCACCGGCTGCCCCGTCGGGATCAATATCCCAAAATTTATCAAGAAGATCGAAGCCGGTGAGATACTGGATTCAGCAAGGGTTTTGAAGGAGACCAATACGCTTCCTGCCGTGTGTGGCCGGGTCTGTCCCCAGGAGGTTCAGTGCGAACAGGCTTGTTTCTATACCCAAAAGCTTAAAAAGACACCCGTTGCGATAGGTCATCTGGAGCGCTTTGTAGCCGATTATGAGCAGAACAGCGGAGAGATGTCTGTGCCGGATATACCGGAAAAGAACGGGATAAAAGTGGCTTCCATCGGGTCCGGGCCTGCCGGACTGGCCTTCGCCGGGGATATGGCCAAGATGGGGTATGATGTAACCGTGTTTGAGGCACTGCACGAAATAGGAGGTGTTCTGAAATACGGTATTCCGGAATTCAGACTCCCCAACCACATTGTTGATGTGGAAATTGATGTGCTGGAAAAAATGGGAGTGAAGTTTGTAAAGAATTTTATTGTGGGAGCTACCGCTTCGATTGATGATCTGAAAAAGGAAGGATTCAAAGCCTTTATGGTGGGCAGTGGTGCCGGGCTCCCAAACTTTATGCATATTCCCGGGGAGAACTATATCGGTATATACTCCTCCAATGAATATCTGACCAGGGTAAATCTGATGAATGCAGCCGACCCGGACTATGACACCCCGGTAATTTCCGGAAAAAATGTAGCGGTAATCGGAGGCGGTAATACGGCCATGGATGCAGTCAGGACTTCCAAAAGACTGGGAGCAGAGCGCTCCATGATTATCTATCGCAGGTCCATTGAGGAGATGCCTGCCCGTAATGAAGAGATCAAACATGCCCGGGAAGAGGGAGTGGAATTTATG
This window contains:
- a CDS encoding dihydroorotate dehydrogenase-like protein, with amino-acid sequence MKDLRTSYLGMELKNPIIAGSSGLTGTLDGIVSMEKHGAGAVVLKSIFEEEILLEEKELLKAAKKKPMIYSGLSETLDYLDLHIRENNLGTYLQLIRDAKKAVSIPIIGSINCISTEDWIHFTRKMEEAGANALELNIFLNPADFKNKEFERAYFRIIEKVLTTVTIPVSLKISKYFTRLGLSVKALSETGVAGLVMFNRFYAPDIDIQKMELAKPRLFSSPVEQYETLRWVAILSERVNIHIAASTGIHNGEDLIKMLLAGANAVQVVSTLYKNGPEQIGRMLSRVDQWMTGQGFDSLEQFRGKISRKYGADPAAFERMQFMKHFSEIR
- a CDS encoding sulfide/dihydroorotate dehydrogenase-like FAD/NAD-binding protein, translated to MSRIIEKEYFSEAVVRLVIEAPHIAKSRKAGHFVIVKTGEKGERIPLTIAAADVVNGTITLIIQKVGVTSAKLCELAVGDEITDVVGPLGLPTHIENVGTVLASGGGVGVAPLLPIVEAFKQAGNRVITVLAARKKELIILEEQIREHSDEVIIMTDDGSYGKKGLVTKGMEEVILSEKVDLAVTVGPAVMMKFATLLTGKYHIPTVASLNTLMVDGTGMCGACRVSVGGETKFVCVDGPEFNAHEVDFDEMLLRLNSYKPSETEAYESYLRKHPKSMQ
- the gltA gene encoding NADPH-dependent glutamate synthase, whose amino-acid sequence is MAEVSEYLKNEREQEWRVALRGYMKNKERIQLERVHMTEQDPDKRNRDFTEVNCGLSLEEARKEAQCCLDCVNPTCITGCPVGINIPKFIKKIEAGEILDSARVLKETNTLPAVCGRVCPQEVQCEQACFYTQKLKKTPVAIGHLERFVADYEQNSGEMSVPDIPEKNGIKVASIGSGPAGLAFAGDMAKMGYDVTVFEALHEIGGVLKYGIPEFRLPNHIVDVEIDVLEKMGVKFVKNFIVGATASIDDLKKEGFKAFMVGSGAGLPNFMHIPGENYIGIYSSNEYLTRVNLMNAADPDYDTPVISGKNVAVIGGGNTAMDAVRTSKRLGAERSMIIYRRSIEEMPARNEEIKHAREEGVEFMNLHNPVEYYADENGRVCKMKVQKMELGEPDSSGRRRPFPVEGSEFIMDVDTVVVSVGVSPNPLIPSSMKELEVSRWGTIVVDEDSMHSSVEGVFAGGDIVRGGATVILAMGDGRKAAAAMDQYLKTNQF